A single region of the Salvia miltiorrhiza cultivar Shanhuang (shh) chromosome 8, IMPLAD_Smil_shh, whole genome shotgun sequence genome encodes:
- the LOC130998791 gene encoding receptor-like protein 53 codes for MCRNLPSLTGLHLSKNQLSGTIPTNLSQCSGVEVLSLSYNSFCGEIPSEIGYLTSLQLLYLGGNNLNGILPHEIGHLQSLVSFGAEQNEIAGSIDFNIFMNMSSLQNINLWRNKFTGNLSRDVGNITMLTELYFQENHLTGTTE; via the exons ATGTGCCGTAATCTTCCATCTCTTACAGGGCTTCATCTTTCTAAAAATCAATTGAGTGGCACGATTCCCACAAATCTATCCCAATGTTCAGGGGTTGAGGTGTTGAGCCTCTCTTACAACTCTTTTTGTGGGGAGATACCTTCAGAAATCGGCTACTTAACATCTCTTCAGTTGTTATATCTTGGTGGTAACAATTTGAATG GAATACTACCACATGAGATTGGCCATCTTCAGAGTCTGGTTAGTTTTGGTGCTGAACAGAATGAGATTGCGGGCTCAattgatttcaatattttcatgaatatgtCTTCTCTGCAAAACATAAATCTATGGCGCAACAAATTCACGGGGAACCTTTCAAGGGATGTCGGGAATATTACCATGCTAACAGAGTTATACTTCCAGGAAAACCATTTAACAGGTACAACAGAGTAA